Genomic window (Paenibacillus sp. 37):
ACGTTAAAGGCACAGCTTGCCAGGAACCAATACCCGAGACGGGTAATCGAGTCCCTTTTCCAGGAAGCAGGTACGAACTGATAGATCACAAACCCTGCCAGCAGCAAGTAGATCAAACCCCATATAGCGAAGGCATAGCCAGAAGGTGTGAGTAGCACAGGATACATATCCGATACTTCTTTATTGGTCTTGCCTCCGATCGGCAGAGCGTTGGAGAGGTAGTTCACGATAATTACAGCGATAAAACCAATGGCGTTTAACCACTTGTACGGATTGTTACGTGACATTGTGTTTCCTCCTTGGTTAACGAATGAATGAACCACGGGTCAGTCTACAATGAATATACCCAGTTCTTGCACATTCTAATAACAGCCGCAAAAAATTCACAAGTTGATCTTTCAGATCCTTGTGCTCAGTCGCTATGTTGGAACGGTACTCTGTCCCAATGTACGCTAAACGAAGCAGAAATATGTCCATGCCCACGATGTTCCACTAGAAGAGGAGAAAGAGAATGCTCACAAGAGAAACGATGGAGAAACAGCAAACCTGGTTCTATGTAGTTGCACTGTTCTTAGGAGCAGCGATAGGGCTGAGTAATCCGGTATGGGGAAATGGTTTACACTACACCGTGTCCCCGGTTCTTGCCGTTCTGTTATACAGCATGTTTGTACAGATTCCCTTTTTACAGTTAAAAGAGTCTTGGTCGAATCTTCGATTTATGTGCGCGTTACTGGTGGCGAATTTTATCGTTGTACCTGTAGTCGTATGGTTGCTTACACTGGTCTTTCCACAATCACCAGGCGTTCTGATCGGAGTCTATCTGGTACTGTTAACACCCTGTATTGATTACGTCATTGTGTTCACACAGCTCGGCAGGGGCAATGAGAAACTGATGCTGGCCGCAACACCCCTTTTATTTGTTATACAAATGATCTTGTTGCCGTTTTACTTATGGCTTTTGATGGGTGCTAAGGTGGCGCAGGTCATGCAGATAGGGCCGTTCGTGGAGGCTTTTCTGTTCCTGATCGTTATTCCACTGTTGCTCGCTGTCGTTACACAGGTTCTCTCAAGAGGTAAAGTGAGCGGGGAGCGGGTCTTGAATGCAACGGCATGGCTCCCGGTTCCGATGATGGCACTTACGCTGATCGTGGTTGTCGCTTCCCAGATTGGCAAAGTCTACAATGATATGGCGATCATCGTAAACGTGATCCCGATCTATGTTGCTTTCCTAATCATTATGCCTTGGATATCTCGGCTTATTGCTACTTGGTTTGGATTGAATCCAGGCGCCGGGCGGGCGTTGATTTTCAGTTCAGCCACACGGAATTCGCTGGTCGTTCTGCCACTTGCGCTGGCACTCCCGCCAGAATGGGCAACCATAGCTGCGGCTGTTATTGTGACACAGACGATGGTGGAGCTTGCAGGAGAGCTAATCTACATTCGACTTGTACCTGCGGTAATTTTACGAGATCGGTGAGGCAGCTCATACAACGGGAAATAAAATTTATTATCTCTACTTTGGTGTAGCTGTAGCCGCAATCTTTCGGAGCGTATCCTATCTTAGAAAAGAAAGAGCCAACAAGTCGTCTTGATCTATGCTATTCTTTGTGAAATTAAAATTAAAAAGAGTACTCCCGATAGGCCGTGCCGGGGAGTACTCTTTTTAATTCAAATAAATTCTGAACAGGTACTCTTTAAGTACCGGCCTCCAATAATGTTTTACGATATTCCGCTGGCGTGATACCCTCCATTTTTTTGAACACTTTGCTGAAATACTTTTCGTCCTGGA
Coding sequences:
- a CDS encoding arsenic resistance protein: MLTRETMEKQQTWFYVVALFLGAAIGLSNPVWGNGLHYTVSPVLAVLLYSMFVQIPFLQLKESWSNLRFMCALLVANFIVVPVVVWLLTLVFPQSPGVLIGVYLVLLTPCIDYVIVFTQLGRGNEKLMLAATPLLFVIQMILLPFYLWLLMGAKVAQVMQIGPFVEAFLFLIVIPLLLAVVTQVLSRGKVSGERVLNATAWLPVPMMALTLIVVVASQIGKVYNDMAIIVNVIPIYVAFLIIMPWISRLIATWFGLNPGAGRALIFSSATRNSLVVLPLALALPPEWATIAAAVIVTQTMVELAGELIYIRLVPAVILRDR